The Streptomyces halobius genomic interval TCCGGTGGCGGCCGCCGCGTAGAGGGTCGCCATCCCCCGCGCCGTCGAGACCGCGCCCGCCCCGGGGAACTCCGCGCTCAGCAAGGCAGGCGAGTTCCAGCCATGCGGATCGTCGACACCGGGGAAAACCAGCGCGCCATTCATCGTCACCGCCCGTATGGGCAGCAGATCGGCATCCGGCAGCGGCCCCCGTCCCTCGCCCTCGACCAGCCGGGCGAGCCTCGGCAGCGCTTCCCGGGGTACGCCGATCCAGGTGCTGTTCAGGCCCAGTTCGTCGCCGATCGCCTTACGGAAGTAGGCACCAGGGGTGAGGCCCGTGATGCGCCGGATCACCTCGCCGACGATGAAGCCGAAGGAGTGCGCGTGGTACTCGTACGCGGTGCCCGGTGCGTACAGCGGCGCCTGCTCCTCCAGGGCGTGGATCACCGGATCCCATGCGGTGAGTTCCTGGAAGGTCAGCTTCCGGTCGAAGAGGGGGATGCCGGCGGTGTTCGCCAGCACCATCCGGGTGGTGATCCCCTCCTTGCCGTGCCGGGCGAACTCCGGCCAGTAGGCGGCCACCGGCGCGTCAAGATCCAGCCGCCCGTGCTGTGCGAGCAGATGGGCCAGGATGCTCACGATGCCCTTGCCGCAGGACATCACGGGAACGGGCGTGTCCTCCTCCCACGGCCGCCCGGTCCGGTCATCGACGGTGCCGCCCCACAGGTCCACGACCTTGCGTCCGTCCACGAACACGGCGACGGCCGCGCCGAGTTCACCGCGCTCGGTGAAGTTCCGGGCGAATTCGTCCGCTACAAGACCGAACCCCTGATCGGCCCCTCCGTTGGTCTCCACCCCGCGTGCTCTCTTCCTCGTGCCCACATACGGGAGCACACGGATTGCCCGTGGCCCCGTTGACTGCTGGTTGTCTGCTGGTCGTCGGCCGGCTGTCGGCTGCTGACCACCGGCTGCCGACCGGCCCACTGATCGCCGTCCGGCGCCGGCCGCGTCACGATACGTACGACCACCGGCCGGGTTCGAGCGATTTTCCGGGTGGCCGAAATCCGCTCCCACCCTCCCGCCCAACTGACCTACGATTACGCAGAGTTGTTCCCAGTGGGCTGGATTCACCGCACGTAATCGGGGAACTCGACTGTCATACGGCTTTTCGTCCGGCACCGGGCCTCGGGGGCGCCCCAGCCGCCGACTCCGCGGACCCACGGCCGTCCACAGGACCTCGGTCACCCGCCAACCCATCCTGTCTGCACGCATCGTGAAGGCCCTGAGGTGAAGCGATGTCGGATTACCTTGCGGTCGCCCGCCGGATGTGGCACCAGCTCGAACCGCTGCACGCCACGCTCTACTCCGCGCCCGAGGCCCGTCAGGTCCTCTCGGACCTCGGCTACGACACCGCGTCCCGATGGCCCGGCTATTTCGCCTGGCGGACGGCCCCGTTGGGTGCGGCCGGCCCCGAGCTGGTGGCCGCCACGTACTACAGCTTCAGCCCACGGCTGGTCGCCCGATACGTGCCGCGGATCTGGACCACCGCCGATCCG includes:
- a CDS encoding serine hydrolase domain-containing protein — its product is METNGGADQGFGLVADEFARNFTERGELGAAVAVFVDGRKVVDLWGGTVDDRTGRPWEEDTPVPVMSCGKGIVSILAHLLAQHGRLDLDAPVAAYWPEFARHGKEGITTRMVLANTAGIPLFDRKLTFQELTAWDPVIHALEEQAPLYAPGTAYEYHAHSFGFIVGEVIRRITGLTPGAYFRKAIGDELGLNSTWIGVPREALPRLARLVEGEGRGPLPDADLLPIRAVTMNGALVFPGVDDPHGWNSPALLSAEFPGAGAVSTARGMATLYAAAATGVDGSPRLLAPDTVTDAVAERSGGASWSGFPDLGVRWGSGFLIDSPFRRTLGPRSFGNDGAGGCQFAFGDDEFGVGFGYTANRMGGRGDVRINRLIEAVRECAAGAG